One cyanobiont of Ornithocercus magnificus DNA segment encodes these proteins:
- a CDS encoding elongation factor Tu, which yields MAREKFERNKPHVNIGTIGHVDHGKTTLTAAITNVLAKKGQAKAQDYSDIDGAPEERERGITINTAHVEYETDGRHYAHVDCPGHADYVKNMITGAAQMDGAILVCAATDGPMAQTKEHILLAKQVGVPALVVALNKCDMVDDEEIIELVEMEVRELLDSYDFPGDKIPVVQVSGLKALEGSAEWEAKIEELMAAVDKSIPEPEREIDKSFLMAVEDVFSITGRGTVATGRIERGKVKVGEEIEIVGIKETRKTTVTGVEMFRKLLDEGMAGDNVGLLLRGIQKEDIERGMVLVKPGSITPHTKFEGEVYVLKKEEGGRHTPFFAGYRPQFYIRTTDVTGQITAFTTDDGSAVEMVMPGDRIKMNGELISPVAIENGMRFAIREGGRTIGAGVVTKIVE from the coding sequence ATGGCTCGCGAGAAGTTCGAGAGGAACAAGCCTCACGTCAACATTGGTACGATCGGTCATGTCGACCACGGCAAGACTACGCTCACTGCCGCAATTACTAATGTACTTGCCAAAAAAGGGCAGGCCAAAGCCCAAGACTACAGCGACATCGATGGCGCACCTGAGGAGCGTGAACGTGGCATTACCATCAACACTGCTCATGTTGAGTATGAGACTGATGGCCGCCACTACGCACATGTGGACTGCCCTGGTCATGCAGATTATGTCAAGAACATGATTACTGGCGCAGCTCAGATGGATGGTGCAATTCTGGTTTGCGCTGCTACTGACGGTCCGATGGCTCAGACCAAAGAGCATATTCTTTTAGCAAAACAAGTTGGTGTTCCTGCTTTAGTTGTTGCACTGAACAAGTGTGATATGGTCGATGATGAAGAGATCATCGAGCTAGTCGAGATGGAGGTTCGAGAACTGCTCGACAGCTACGACTTTCCTGGTGATAAAATTCCTGTAGTCCAGGTATCTGGCCTGAAAGCTCTTGAGGGTAGCGCTGAGTGGGAAGCCAAGATTGAGGAGCTAATGGCTGCCGTAGACAAATCAATTCCTGAGCCTGAACGTGAGATAGATAAATCCTTCTTGATGGCTGTCGAAGATGTATTTTCCATTACTGGTCGTGGTACTGTGGCCACTGGTCGAATTGAACGCGGCAAGGTAAAGGTTGGCGAAGAAATTGAGATTGTCGGCATTAAAGAGACTCGCAAAACTACGGTTACTGGGGTCGAAATGTTCCGCAAACTTCTTGATGAAGGCATGGCAGGAGACAATGTCGGTCTACTGTTACGCGGCATTCAGAAAGAAGATATAGAGCGTGGTATGGTACTTGTGAAGCCAGGTTCCATCACACCTCATACTAAGTTTGAGGGTGAAGTATACGTATTGAAGAAGGAAGAAGGCGGGCGACATACTCCATTCTTTGCTGGCTATCGCCCACAGTTTTACATTCGGACTACTGACGTCACTGGCCAAATCACAGCCTTTACAACAGACGATGGCTCTGCTGTAGAGATGGTGATGCCTGGCGATCGTATTAAGATGAACGGCGAGTTAATCTCTCCTGTTGCCATTGAGAATGGCATGCGATTTGCTATTCGTGAAGGAGGCCGTACAATTGGTGCTGGCGTAGTAACTAAGATAGTCGAGTAA
- a CDS encoding 30S ribosomal protein S10: MSTTIAQQKIRIRLKAFDRRMLDLSCDKIIETADTTAATAIGPIPLPTKRKIYCVLRSPHVDKDSREHFETRTHRRIIDIYSPSAKTIDALMKLDLPSGVDIEVKL, encoded by the coding sequence ATGTCCACTACCATCGCTCAGCAGAAGATACGCATACGTCTGAAAGCATTTGATCGTCGCATGTTGGATCTCTCCTGTGACAAAATTATTGAAACCGCCGACACTACGGCTGCGACAGCAATTGGCCCCATTCCGCTGCCGACAAAGCGAAAGATCTATTGTGTCCTCCGCTCACCTCATGTTGACAAGGATTCCCGCGAGCACTTTGAGACTAGGACCCATCGTCGGATCATTGATATCTATAGCCCTTCGGCAAAGACGATTGATGCGCTAATGAAACTTGATCTGCCTAGCGGAGTCGATATCGAGGTCAAACTCTGA
- a CDS encoding ATP-dependent protease: protein MSDLSVRELPLFPLPDLVLFPQEVLPLHIFESRYRMMLETALETDRRFGVVRWDPRSQSMAEIGCCAEILQHQTTEDGRSYIVTLGQQRFRVLNVMREAPFRSAMVSWVEDELVSDINPLHQLSQDVTAALRDVVQLTAKLTGADTTLPEDVPDLPRELSFWIGAHLGGPIADEQQTLLELTNTQERLEREFAMLDHTRRQLAARTVLRDTLANVDPSSN from the coding sequence GTGAGCGACCTCTCCGTCAGGGAACTACCGCTGTTTCCGCTGCCGGATCTAGTCCTGTTCCCCCAAGAGGTCCTGCCTCTCCACATATTTGAGTCTCGTTATAGGATGATGCTAGAGACAGCTCTAGAAACTGACAGGCGTTTTGGAGTAGTACGTTGGGATCCCCGATCACAGTCCATGGCAGAGATTGGATGCTGTGCGGAAATTCTCCAACACCAGACTACTGAAGATGGTCGAAGCTATATAGTCACCTTAGGCCAGCAGCGTTTTCGCGTACTGAACGTCATGCGCGAAGCTCCATTTCGAAGTGCTATGGTCAGCTGGGTCGAAGACGAACTCGTTTCAGATATCAACCCACTTCATCAGCTCAGTCAAGATGTAACAGCGGCCTTAAGAGACGTGGTGCAACTTACAGCAAAGCTTACAGGCGCTGACACAACACTTCCAGAAGATGTTCCAGATTTACCACGAGAGCTGTCATTCTGGATCGGAGCCCATCTCGGTGGCCCAATTGCTGATGAGCAGCAGACCCTATTAGAACTTACTAATACTCAGGAGCGGTTGGAGCGAGAGTTTGCCATGCTCGACCATACCCGCCGCCAGTTAGCTGCTCGCACTGTACTGCGCGATACCCTAGCTAATGTCGATCCCTCTAGTAACTGA
- a CDS encoding prephenate dehydratase, producing MYPLPMPIRVAFLGPQGTFGECAAHALVRLENLNDAELVAHQGLSTVVEQLAAGHCDAAVIPVENSVEGGVAASLDALWAYPGLGIRHSILLPIRHALLSSGEILEISEVLSHPQALAQCSNWLAAHLPQALQLPTSSTAEAARLVVGSRFRAAIASRAAGSKNGLAELAYPVNDVAGNCTRFLLLQRGIRRNGGDVASLAFSLRRNAPGALLQALSCIAAQRLNMRRIESRPSKREFGEYIFFIDLEFTADNGDAMHKLLEGLHPLCEHLLNFGIYPSTEI from the coding sequence ATGTATCCTCTACCGATGCCGATCCGCGTAGCTTTTCTCGGACCGCAGGGTACTTTTGGGGAGTGTGCTGCGCATGCTCTTGTACGTCTAGAGAACCTTAACGATGCTGAGCTTGTAGCTCATCAGGGACTCAGCACAGTAGTAGAGCAACTAGCTGCAGGCCATTGTGATGCAGCAGTTATACCTGTGGAGAATTCGGTTGAAGGAGGTGTCGCTGCTAGCTTGGATGCTTTATGGGCTTACCCAGGTCTTGGTATTCGACACTCTATCTTGCTACCCATTCGTCACGCTCTGCTCAGCAGCGGAGAGATCTTAGAAATTAGTGAGGTACTCTCCCACCCTCAGGCTCTGGCACAATGCAGCAACTGGCTAGCAGCCCACCTACCCCAAGCACTTCAATTGCCTACAAGCTCCACTGCTGAAGCAGCTCGGCTTGTAGTAGGTAGCCGTTTCCGTGCCGCAATTGCCTCGCGCGCAGCTGGCAGCAAGAATGGTCTTGCTGAGCTTGCCTACCCAGTCAATGATGTGGCTGGTAACTGCACACGTTTTTTACTACTTCAGAGAGGAATACGCCGTAATGGTGGAGATGTTGCTAGCTTAGCTTTCTCGCTGCGCCGCAATGCTCCCGGGGCACTACTACAGGCACTATCCTGCATAGCTGCACAAAGACTAAACATGCGTCGGATCGAATCCCGACCTTCCAAACGCGAGTTTGGTGAGTACATTTTTTTTATAGATCTCGAATTCACTGCAGACAATGGTGACGCAATGCATAAACTGCTTGAAGGCCTACACCCACTATGTGAGCATCTACTAAACTTTGGAATTTACCCGAGTACTGAGATTTAG
- a CDS encoding ribonuclease HII: MQQTSWIAGVDEVGSGSWFGPVFAGAVIFSESASNTLNEVGLTDSKALSRSSRARLVPLIKDMASAWSLGQASAREIDIVGIRLATEQAILRALQRLPGPTPDLVLVDGCLPLRNWNSPQRTLVHGDSHCMAIAAASVLAKETRDDLLRRLAKRFAGYGLERHAGYGTVQHRDALLLLGPTTLHRRSFLRKVLK; the protein is encoded by the coding sequence ATGCAGCAGACATCATGGATTGCTGGGGTGGATGAGGTTGGAAGTGGTTCCTGGTTTGGTCCTGTCTTCGCAGGAGCTGTAATTTTCTCTGAATCTGCATCTAACACACTCAACGAAGTGGGACTGACAGATAGCAAAGCGCTTTCTCGTTCAAGTCGTGCTCGCCTAGTACCGCTTATCAAGGACATGGCTAGTGCTTGGTCATTAGGTCAGGCCTCAGCTCGCGAGATCGACATTGTTGGCATCAGGTTAGCTACAGAGCAAGCAATACTACGCGCGTTACAGCGTTTACCAGGTCCTACCCCGGATCTAGTACTTGTTGATGGCTGCCTACCACTGCGTAATTGGAATAGCCCACAGCGTACTTTAGTGCATGGTGACAGTCATTGTATGGCTATTGCAGCAGCTAGTGTGCTAGCGAAAGAGACCCGCGATGATCTACTCCGGCGCTTAGCTAAGCGCTTTGCTGGATATGGGCTTGAGCGTCATGCTGGATATGGTACGGTACAACATCGCGACGCGCTGTTGCTCTTAGGGCCAACCACATTACATCGTCGTTCATTTCTCCGGAAGGTTTTGAAGTGA